In Rosa rugosa chromosome 4, drRosRugo1.1, whole genome shotgun sequence, the genomic stretch ctgccacattctccatTATTTTGAATTGCTGACTTGTTCAAATATTAACACTACTTAGCTTTTCCGTAAGACACTTCTTTACCTTTGTAAGCTTGCGGTGTGATGGTAACAAATGTACCCTTTTAGGAGTTCTAAGCTCATGTATATGAGCCTTCTCAAAGTCACTGATACACCATTTTTTACTTGCTTTGTTAAAGATGATGTTCAACATTTCCTTACAACTCATACGCTTTATTCCGCATTTCTTTTCTTCCATGGTCGACGAGTATTGCCTTATTATGTTCTCATAAGTCTCATATGTTTTTCCATGGAACATAAAAATTGCTTCCCAGTCACCTTACTTCTCTTAGTTGAATCCATTCTCACACTAAAACCAACAGTATTTGCATACATCTCATTGTAAATATAATAAGCCTCATCTATTGATTAAAATTCCTAACCAAGCTGAAGTACGTTTTGGCTCATCGATCTACAACATTCTCATTCGGCTCTTGTAACGATGGTTCACCCATCATAAAGTTGTAGTATCATATTTCAAACTCAATTATAAATTGAATTTCACCTCAAAACATAATACTAATAAAAAGCTTTGACGGTGAAACagagaaagaaatagaaaatcACATGTTGGGGTTCACTACATTGATTACTTAGAACACCAGGTATGAAATCATCAAGAAAAAAACTACGGGTCCAACCATAAAATCGTCAAGAAAATTGGTATGGGTCCATGACTATAGAAACCATTCACCAAATTCAACCAGAAAAAAGCCTAAAAGCAAGAGAGtaaaatttgagaaaaaatACCTTCAAAACAGACCAGTctaatgatgatgaagatgaaacaAGAATGGTATAGGGGAGGCTTTGAGGGATCGTAGAACCGTAGATGGCATATAATGAATTGAGATGAGGGAGGAACCGAGGAAGAAGATAAAGAGGGTAACCGTGAGTCTTTGGTTGACTGAGGCTATGTGGCCAAAGAGACGTGATTGGGTAATGGGTCACAGAGAATTGAGTTTAAATTGTTCTGCGATTATATCGGTATGATCCTTTCATTTAAAATATAACTGTTGTCGACATTTTGTCCTGTTTTGTTCCTTTATTCATGTCCCGCAGGCCGCAGGTGATCAGTGTTGTTACCATATATATTTGATTGTGTTTTGTTTCTAATTATATTCATGttagttcttctttttctttctctttttaattctttaatatcaaaaaaaaaaaatgaagatcagtttatatgtatatatgaatttatttatattttttgtcaaaatgtatagtcttttttttgtttgaatgtATGGTCTGATTTAGACATCGTAACGTGACATAATAAAATATtactttatatattttattttcataaatttgATGTTATATTCTCAAATTATAAATAATCACCACATGTTGGAATATGTTTAAGTGATATGTCATAGAAGAACTTGGAATGTCTAGAATGGGATGCATAGGCTGGGATTGTGGGTTAAGTACTTGTTTCAAAATTGTAGGTTAGTACATAGGAATATGATGTTGTTGACTAGTGGTACATATAATCAAAGATGTCGAGATCAGTTCATATATCTTATCATAGATTAGTCACTGTTACAGTGTGTCGTTTTCTTCCAAGTTGAAAATGTCATTGTTAGTTCTTTGTAAAAGAGTAGTTTATTAAGTGGTCAACTCCTGTGATTTTGTGAATTATAATAACAATAAAAtaggattttttttgttttttgttttttaaataaaaggCTGGTGTAGTTGCCCTCAAGCttcgattaatgaaactgtcgaatacaaggggggggggacattgagcctaaacccctgataacaataagcatctagagaacgtcCTGAAATCATAACCAGACTCTCTACTAAATAAATGTATTGAACCAGAcatcaattagcaaagagtgcactattGGCTAcactatttgctttgacatagcggtgacataattgaaagataactcgatatgtaacttGATTACaatgtagcataattaccataagcacaactttcctactatgttgctgcCGAAGGATAAATCTAACGACACTTAGATTTACCCGTCCACTAGGCAGTAGAgaccatttgacgaagtaatgaactcgccgcctacctagagcagacaagacaCTTTGAGTGCTCACACAGGCATTCAGCCCGACTAGCCCTGTAAAATAGATGCAAGGATTTATTACGCACCAAAGGCGTGACAACACTAACCAACAAACATagctaaaattaaaaataaaacaaaaaaccaagTCAGCCTAGGTCGGTCCCAAAAGAAGATCCCTAGCCCACGCTTCAGCATAGGAAGCAAGGTAAATGCACGCTGCCAGCCAAGCCTGGCCCAATCCATCACCAGCCAGTCTCGGTGGATCACCACCTGCTCCGCCTCGCCTGAAACGCTAGACCGCCACCACCATCATGCCGGAATCACCCTCGCGCCGTGGATCCATGCTGCCTCTGTCAAACTGCCCCGACCCCAGATCAGATCCTAGAGATCTGACCCAGATCGGAATAAACCAATAACGCACTCCACCACCCAGCAGCCTCCGAGGTCGCACTGCCAAACCCTTCCGCCGACAAGACCAGAGAGGAACAGACCAAATCCCAACAGCCACCTTGATTTCACTTTGCCCCACCCTGCAAACCACCACCAAAGACCCCCCGATACGGACGTAGATCGAGGAAGCCAACTCACTCTAGACCCACATGGGGCCGACAAGGCCTGTCCGACGATGGCGAGAGGGCACGTTGCCGGACAGGGATGAAAAAATGATGTTAGCTCTCAGACGGCTATTTGCTATTGAATCTACATCTCCTTTTTGTTTAATATGGGGTTAAAATAGGGATTTGATGTGCGATTACTTGCAATCTTGcatcattaaatttttttttttttgttatttagactctttattttattattattttttttttttaaaccctcTCCTCCCCACCCTTTTTATGATCTCATGATGCTAGTAGTTTTAGAATATGTGCGCTCCACAATGTTGAATTTCTAAAAAATCAACAAGTTACAGCTCATCGGTGATTTGATTCTTTATGCGAAAATGAACACCATAGTAATCGATAATTTATCACcatactagtttttttttttccacatgTTTAGTTACTCAAACAAATCATATTGATTTAGGTTACATGGTAAAAGGTAAATAATTTAGAAAAACTCTACAAGGCATAAATGCATCAAACCATATATGGAAGAAAGGAGCAACACGGAAACTTTGGAATCATGGGGCTATAGTGAACTACAATTAGTGGAAGGGTACCAGCCAGTCAGCCACAGCTGCCTAGAGAAAGTCAATCTAGCTAGATTCTAGTTTCATTCCATTCTTTAAGAGTTTAAGTTACTAAATATTAAGGACTAATAAACAAGTTTGAATGTTCGTTGCAAGCCTCCATAGGTGTCAAATTCTGCATCCTGCAAATGGAATTTCTTCTGATCTTTTTCGCCTTGTTTAGCTACGACCTTTTTCCTTCGTCCTCTATCAAACAATTAGGCAGAGACCAGGAATGTTAGTTAGACTCGGTGCATACTACCAAAAGATAGGATGCGTGCAATAAACGAGCTGCCTAATTGTTATCAATATCTTGATTCTGCTTCGACATGTCATTCTCAAATCTCAATATAACACAATTGAATCCTTAGAAGAGAACATGTATAGGAGATCTCCATTTTCCCTCGAACGATGCAATAGGATTCAAAAttatgacaatttttttttcatcaaatacAAGCTGCTCATAGTACATTCTATGCATTCTTGAACCATACAAACAAAGGCAATTAGAGAAGATGGCACTTCTATTGCAGCCAAAAGATAAAGCAGTTTTTGTGTctattatattattattttttatcacTCGAAGATTGCCAACTAAACTCAATTTAGTGGATAAAACAATTGATTCTCTCCAATAAAATGCTAGTAAAGATCTTAGATTCAAGAATATTTCTTCTGACGTCTATGCGAAGATGATCATATGGTGAGGAATGATAGCGGTGAATGTGAAGGGACTCTTGGTTGCCACCTACATTTGGTAACCTCTCCTCTTCACTCCCAAGCCGAAACCTGCGAGGCTGGTATTTTTGTAGCTTTTCACCATGGTTGGACTGATGTTCAGCTACAGAGTGACCCTGCCTTTATGGTACTGCCCTTACTTGGATGAGTGAAGACAGTTGTGAGATATGTCGGATAGATTGACTGAAGGGactatttatctactttcaatTATAATCATGTTTGACATAATTATCATGAAGTAAACCAtatacttgaaaaaaaaaaaaaaaaaggttgagaAACAAGGCAACAATGTAGCAGCCAGAAGAGAATGGAAGGCAAGAAGGCCCAACCAGACCACCGGCTAAATAGCAATCATACAAACAATGAAACAATGAAGCAAAAGAGAATTTCTACCATTCTAGCAACCCAGCTCCCAAAAGGAAGCAGAAGCAAATAGCAACAAGTAACACCGTAACAGACACCTCCAAGGCTGCAACCAGTCATGTTCATGTATCATATCACCAGATTTGTGTCATCCTGTAAACCCTTTTATCATATCAGCGTCCGGCTAGAGAAGACTACCGTAGATAACAAGGCTACAGCTGATTTCATTCTttcacaacaaaataatatacTATATCACCACTGTAGCATTACCCTCATAAACTGGTACTGGAGGAACTGAATTAAAGTATCTCAGTCAAGATATACTGGAATTATCCTTGCTTCATTCAAATTAGAAAAAGCACGCATATTTTGAACAGAAAAGGTCAAACAGACCAGAGCATATGGTATCATCATTGAGCAAAGATCAATGGTGAAGCTGCATCCTTTGTTATGTGAATTCGAGCTCTCTCTGCCTGTTATGACAATTAACCACATAAAAGTTGATACATAGTGATAGAAACTATAAAGCAATCATCTTTCAGAGGATAAACATTTTCACTATTACCTCTTTTTCCCAATCACATCTCATGGTGATAATGATCAGTATCAAGGTTTGAACCACAGTTCCACAGATCATTCCAGCCCACATGCCCTACTTATTTGTTCCAGACAGTGtaaaatcaagaaaatagaCTATTATTGCGTACCATTTAACAACACAAAAAATTGCTTGTATATTGAACTTTGCAGCTTAGTCATGTACATTTCTACAAAATCGTAGCACTGGCATTTGAACATATGAATTGAGATGCGTTGTTAACGAAAGGAACATACCTTGATACCAAACATTAGCAACCATCCTAAAACAACCCCAACAGGCATGCCAACCAGGTAGTAGCTACCTATATTTACAATAGCTACTATTGCTTGCCGACCAGATCCGATTGCTACCCCTGTTAAACAAAATATGACCGTAAATGTTTCCATGAGATCAAACATTTCTTAGAGTGAATATCTATTTTTCTGTTCTAAGTTCCCTACCTGAGAGCACTGGTTGAATGCAATTGAGGAGAATAGTGAATGCCAACAAGACTGATAAATCATTGACCATAGCAATAACAGGAATGCTGGAGGTAAAGATCATTGCAAGCTTCTCATGGAAGACTATTATTATTAAACAAAATAGAAGTCCCACTGCTAGGGAGGTCAAGACTGAAACTGTGGTTGCAAATTTTGCACCTTTTGCGTTGCTTGCGCCAAGTTCATTTGCTACCCGCACTCtggattaagaaaatattaacTAATCACAAAGGAGCAACAAAGGATGACAAATTAGATGTCTAAACTCGTTCAATCATCCGTAAATGAAACATCTGATTGTGCAGTTCATATACTATAGAACTGTTCTGATAATCCTAAAAGACTGTCCCTTTAATTAACTCTTACAGTCTTACATGAGAATGTGATATCCATAAGTAATGGAAATTTAATTGCAATATATGGAACACTCCTCAAGCACTTATGCAATGATTTGGGCTTATCTAGGAATTTATGTGGTATAGAATTTAATAATAAGACTGATAATTCTGATCCATCTTATTCATTTCTAGCTTTTAGCTAATTCCTAAGTTCAGAGAGGGACTTACAACCAGTGACCACATACCCAACTGCTGCCAAAAATCCTAGTGGAATCATGGACTCCCAAGCATAGATACTCATGCTGCAAAGACAAAGCATTACTAATGCTGTAATACATATATGTGTTGTCCATCAAAGAATTTGCGGAATTTGAAGAAAGCGTGAAGAAATGAGACAGGCTAAAGAATATAAAGTTAGTAACACTAACCAGATGGAAAGGGCATCAACAGCAATCTCGGTGTTGTGCATATACCCAGACACTATCACCAAAACTCTAAAGTAAAAATTCTCCAATCTGCAACACAAAATGCACATCTTTCAATAAAAAATAATCACAACATAATCAAAGGAGAGAACAGAGGGCAAGCACATACAAGAGCATGAACCCAGAAGCCAAAGAAAGCTTAAAGAAATCCCAGAGCCCAACAAAAGCTTGAGCTGAAAAACCAGTCCATGTTTCCGAACACCCACCACAAACAGTGTAcacaaacaaacccaaaaccgaTAGCCACCAAGAAAAACCAATAGTAAGAGCAGTCCCAACAATCCCAATCCTCAACTCATACACAAAAACCCAACTCACAAACACATGGAGGGCCAAAACCCCTCCAGAAACCCAGGCAATCACTCCAGTCTTTCGCTGACTCTGCAAGAATCTCTGCAGTGTCAGCTGAAATGGGAAGCTCAAGTGAAATGGAATCAACCAGAGGGCAACTAAACCAGTCTGCTCGGCCACGACCTCGGACTGTCCCATGAGTTTCAACAATGGCGTAGCAAACACAAATAGGGGTAAAAGCAACACTGCGCAGAGAAATAGAACTACCCAAGAACGCTGCAGATATGTCCCCAGCATGTGGTACTGTTTAGCTCCGTAGGCTTGACCACACAGAGTCTCGAGCGCGCTGGCCATGCCGAGCTAGAAAAAACCCATCAAAGATCGGAAACTGAGATTTTGAAAAGCAGCGAAACAGAGTAAGGTTTTCAGTTACCATGAAACCGAAAGTAATGGCGATGATGACGGTGGTGGCGATGGAGATGGCGGCGAGGTCGAGGTCACTGAGGTGGCCAGCGAAGGATTGGGTGACGACGGTGACGGAGAACATAGCGAGGCGGCTGAAGATGGATGGGGCAGCTACTTGCCATAGCTTCTTTGACTCCGACCAAGTACGTTCGATCAGATTACCGTCTTCTTGATGATGGTGTGGGATTAACAGAGTCAGAGGATCGTCTTCATCTTCCCTCATTGTTCCGACTCTGTTTTTTCGAGTCTGCCTCGGGTTAATTAATCAAATGGCCATGTGGAGACCAAAAAGTTGTCTTGAAAGCCATGATATCAATCGAGTGGTCAAGAGTTTCTAAACGCAGAGCCGAGAGTAGGGTCTGTATAACGTTGTTGCTTTCATCAGTTCAAACCCtttcgtttttatttttgggtctgAATCACTCACCTTTTAGATCCAACTCTTAATACGGCCACGACTGTTCCGGCCGGAGGAGATGGAATGGCTGATCATGATTGTTCGGCTGATCGTATGTTACATGCTATAAGCCCAAAATACCATAACGCACAATTTTTCACCCGTAGACATTTTCAAATCGGTGGGCAAATTGCCCTGTCATCTTCTGAATCTTCTCCCTACATCCATACTCAATTCCATTGCCAAAAGCCCAAAACAGACCCCTCCTATTTGTAGTGAGGTTGTAATAATTTGAAACCAAAGACGTAGCTACACATAGACCAACTCACCAACTCAAATTTTAGAAAAACATTAATTTATATAGcttaattttaatttaaaaaattaaatattaaaaagtaGCTCACCGTAAATTTCTAGCTCAGTCCTTGATTGCAACCAAAAGAAGCAAACCCATGTTTTGATTTGAGTTGGCTAGTGCTCGGATTCTAAAGGAAACGTGAGTTTGTAAATATCAGTGATTGAGTTTGAATGATCAAGTTACAATTTTCATATATCAGTGATTGAGTTTGAATGATCAAGTTACAATTTGCTGACTTGAAGAGAGCGATACAAAATTTTGGATACATTCCCTCAAACAAAATAGTGTTAGAATGAAATTCGTCATGGGTTCTAACTTCTAAGTTGTAAGCCACGTAAGCAAGTTAACGGATTCGATTCACGAAAAACTAATGGATTAGACCTATTGGATCAAAAGTGCAAGTGCAATGGTATTTTTGATAATTTAAAAGAGCAGAGACTGAAATGATTTTACCCTTACCACAACCCACGCACAATTCACTTGCCATGACGGTAGACTTACCCAAATATATTATACTCATTGAAAGCTGGCGTTTGGAGAAAGATTGAATCCCCTCTCTTTTGAACGAGATACTTCATTGGATTGTCTATGAATTCACGCAACGACTAGCTATTATTGCTTTTGATTTGGCAAAGGATGAATTCCGGAAAATGAATAATATTTTCCAGTTTcttgtggaggaggaggaggatcagGAAGCCTGTATGTGATGCGTTTTCCGCAACAGGATATTTGCTATAGCGTGATTGACTCTGCTGATGTTTGGGTTATGAGAGGATATGGCGCCAGTGATTCATGGGCTAAGTTGTTATACCTTAAACCTTGAAGATTTGCTTGGATGTGAGCCAATAACTAGTGTTGTTGAACCAATCTATTTGGTTATGGAAACCAATGTTTTCAAATGCAAAAGCGAAGGCGAATGCGTCTTATTAGTGCCTCGCGAGGCGAGTGCCTCAAGGCGATGAGGCGACCGCTTTTTCCGCAAATATTATTCTACTATATtacatttataaattatattcaaatacataaaaatataaactaATAAATATATTATCAGATTATTGAATTCTTTGGGCTTTTGGCTTTGAATATGTAAATGGGCCATTATCTTTTGCATGTTACCTACCTATATTGGATTGGCCCaaagaaattttcagaaaagggACCTGtataaaacgacgtcgttttggctgAAGGAAAGGAGAAACAAAAATACACGAAaagaattacatggcatgacacctaggattgatttgacaaataggtgatgtgtgtaggtgacatggcatgacacctaggattggCACGAAAAGAATTTTCTCAGACGAATTCGGGGTTTCTGGCCTAATTCATTGTGGGAGTTTTTGTGGGTTTCTAAAACTATAAACTACAGgagtttcagagagagagagagagagagagcgaggggttgaagaagaagaagaagagaggagcagAGGAAAGGGGGAGGTCGAATCTGGTCCGTACACGTAAGCGGACGAGACTTCAAGGTGCGGTTCACACTTTGCGAGTTTGGTTGAAGGAGAACTTCAGAGTCAACAGATCGTATACTTTTGGAAATCAAGACCGTTAAAATTTTGTCTAACGATCATTCCACAATGTTTTTTTAGGAGTGTGCTCTTGAATTTTAGCTGATATCCCAGCCCTCAAttcacaaaaaaacaaaacctccaaatttgctatttgtaTCTCCTCTCAAAATTTTTGCTATCAAATTAATTACTGGTGTTTATACATGATTTTGGTAGACTAGTTGTTTGCCTCATGTTTTAAAGTCTGAGCACGTTGCTCTTGTTTCAATGGATTTTTGGTTTGTTGACcggcctttttctttttggctgaaacgacgtcgttttttcTGATTCTATCGAAATATATGTTGTATAGAAAATTGAATTCCATCAAGTATTTTGGGATTGCAAATAGCAGATATCTAGAGTTAACCAATTTCAATATCTTATCCTTGGGAAGCCATTGACAACTGATTCTGAGATCAGGTCATAAAAAGCATGGACTGAGATCAAACCTTCCTTATGCTGCCTTGTTAGGAGATCCATAACAACGAGCTCAAAGCAATCAGCTTGGACGTCAACCATTATCCTACTTAAACAAATATCTTCGCAATTGTTGCTACTATTATATATACGATTTGTGCACCTATTGTGTGTATGAAATGAGTAAAAAGAACCTTGCTTTGTTATGAGATTTAGATCAATTAAGTAATTGTTTACAATATatttgaaatcatttttcatATAGTAATAAATATGTGCAGCCTATCAGCGGTTTTGGCATGGCTAAAGTTTTGGAATCTGGGGATGCAAAGTTTAAGCAAGGCGACTTGGTTTGGGGAATGACTGGCTGGGAATGGTATAGTCTCATCACTTTCATTCAGTATTTGTTTAAGATTCCCACCACCAATGGTGGCACCGATGTGCCTCTCTCTTATTATACTGGAATTGTTGGGgggtgtgtgtgtatatatctatatatatgccCTCCTCCCTCCCTGCTGCCCCTATTATTTCAATTGCTATTGCTATTACTACCACTTTTTAATTCTTCTTCTGCAAAATTGCCTCTGCTTGAAACAAAAAGTTTGCATTATCTTTGTATGTCACTGATTGTATTGGCTTCTTCTTATTTATGCTGAATGGTACTAGTGAATCTAGTGTCAAACCCTTATCACTACTACAATTCTTAGCAACAGGCACGTTCATGATTCGTGGGTCTGAGGGTCAAAGGCCACAGTCATACGTGTCTATAGAGTAAAGCAACTGTGCAGCCACATTCTTTGTGGTCAGTGCTCTGTAGAGCAGTTGCTATTGCCCAAACACACACAAACTCTTCAAACGTGACGTGATG encodes the following:
- the LOC133707038 gene encoding protein DETOXIFICATION 27-like, with protein sequence MREDEDDPLTLLIPHHHQEDGNLIERTWSESKKLWQVAAPSIFSRLAMFSVTVVTQSFAGHLSDLDLAAISIATTVIIAITFGFMLGMASALETLCGQAYGAKQYHMLGTYLQRSWVVLFLCAVLLLPLFVFATPLLKLMGQSEVVAEQTGLVALWLIPFHLSFPFQLTLQRFLQSQRKTGVIAWVSGGVLALHVFVSWVFVYELRIGIVGTALTIGFSWWLSVLGLFVYTVCGGCSETWTGFSAQAFVGLWDFFKLSLASGFMLLLENFYFRVLVIVSGYMHNTEIAVDALSICMSIYAWESMIPLGFLAAVGVRVANELGASNAKGAKFATTVSVLTSLAVGLLFCLIIIVFHEKLAMIFTSSIPVIAMVNDLSVLLAFTILLNCIQPVLSGVAIGSGRQAIVAIVNIGSYYLVGMPVGVVLGWLLMFGIKGMWAGMICGTVVQTLILIIITMRCDWEKEAERARIHITKDAASPLIFAQ